The segment TCAAGCCCACTTCAGCAAGTTTGTAAGATCGCATGTAGGGCTCAATACCTTTGTGTCAAACCAAATAGTTAAGAACACATTGTGGTCGAGACTTATCTTTACTTTCTCCAAGCTATTTGCTCCTTCTGCGTCAGTAGTCTGTATGTTCTGAAACTTAGCAGTCTCCTTGTTAATGACTTCTATTTTATGAAAGGGTAATGAGATTCTTGTATTTAGCTGTTTAgtataattaattaactaatGAATGGAGAGATGACATGGGACAATGGATTATGGTGGAAAATTCGTATAGCATAATGTTTTTCCTATGCACCACATTCAAAACTATTCATCACTGTCTTCATATTCACTTCCTTCTGTCTTGGTTCTCGATCTCTTGGCTGATCTCTCAATTGGCTGAAAAAAATGAGAAGAAAGTTGTAAAAGCCATGAGAAGGAAGGAAACAATGAGATAATCTAGAGAGCTCCTCCAATAACCTAGTAAGCCTCTGTAAAAGTCCAGACTCAAGTCAGAAAGAGGAACAAACAACAACTCCAAAAGTTTTAAAGCCATTGAAGAAGatacacacacacagacactcTTACATTTTCCACAAGCATTCTGGTAACAGATTCCATGGCTGTGGCTGGGGGAGGCATGTTCTTAGCTCAAGAAGCTCTCACAATGGTTACAGCACACCATAATAGCTCAAGAAGCTCTCAGCTTTGCTAACAATACTCAGAGATGAAGTTCCAAATCGACAGCTTCTAGTCTCAATGTTCAATAAAAAGACAAGATCAGATTCTTTCGTGCGGAGGAAGTGAGAAAGCAAATTAGGGtttgtaaaataaaagaaaataccgGATATATTTTAAGGCCTGCTACTTCGGTTTATTCCGGTTAAATAGGTCAAGGTCAATGCATGGTGCtgttttgtaaataaaatttcattctACTGTGGATTTATTAACAAAAGAAATTCATCAAGAGAACGTACACTCTGTGCGACTAGTCTCAAGAACATCATCTATTTATGTAAGAGTAACAAATGTGTACACAAGTCTACTTGAATCTAAAGAGAGTCAAAAGTTGAATACGAGGAATAGTATCAGGAGAGAAATCTACAGCATCTGACACAAAAAAAATGGATTCTCCAAAGAATGCTACAAGTGTAACGGTCAATGCTACTAGTGCTCCTCACCGTCTTCTCGAGGTGAACCTTCTAGGTTCTCTGTTAGGTTTGTAGGTTTGGACTCAAGGAGACATACTCCAGCTGAGAAGCAGTGACGGACTTTGATAGAGTGGCTTGTCCATGTAGTTGAGCAGCTTCCTCTAATGTTCACCATCAGGATTGCTTCTTTATCTCGAGTGTCTTCACTCTGTGGGATACCATCAACATACTCTCCCACTGTGTGTGAATCTTCGTGATGAACTTTCACTTCCACGGCTTCTTCTGGTTTAATTATCCCGGATGCTGGTGAAacctacaaaaaaaacaaagattctTGAATAAACACTACATGAGATTCATTGCCATTGAAATAGTGTTTTAATACCTCAAGCCAGCGAGGTAGACCAAAGGAGCCTCGTGGATTATATtcagcctcttcttcttctccatcatcCTTAACTATAGTCTGACCACCGCAGAGAATGGTGAAAATGGCTTTGCTGGTGGTTGAACTGTTTGTGATTGTTAAGGTCTCTGTGTCCTGACTCTGAAGAACGATGCTGTTGGTGCTCACAGTTGTTTCTGGAACATGTTTTAGATCCTCGAATATAGATATTATCTCTTCATTGGACTTTATTATTTTCCCCAGCTCATGTCTCCTTACGGATTTATCAACGTGAGCTATGGTCGCATGAATCTTGCAGCGCACGGGTTTGTGATCGCTCTCAGTAACATCCATGCAAGCTTCATACATTATAACCGATGAGACTACAGGGCATTGCAAGTTGCTCTCTGAGAATGGGGTTGATTGGGTGTCTCTGTATATAACTCTGTCACACCATGCAGGAATACGTTTTTTCTCTCCTGAATCATATCCTGGAGAGTACAGAACATAAAGCAAGCTTAATGGTTCCGAAACAATTCTCTGTCTTAACGAAATACTGAtttcttgtatatatattttatatttatggaagatattttagttttttggatttattataaaatcattttgatgaattatcaaaattaaatatataaaaaaacaaaattgtgaATTTGTACCAACTTTTcagttcaacaaaaaaaaaaagaatttgtactaactttattatttaatttagcaGATTTAAACTAATTTAGATCTATTAAACTgatttataatggtttaaattgtataaataagatttttttaaaaattgttttggGCGCCTAGACACCGTTTTGACCAGTTTTTAGAACCATGCAGAAAACAGAACAGAACAAAAACTGTCTCAAattcagatatatatatttggtacCTCCTAGGCCTGAGCGGTTCCTTTCAAATTTGTAAGTGGGAGGGAAAGTGATCAATGCCTCACGCATTCCTTGGAAGACTTTACCAAGCTTCATCTCTTGTCTAAGTTGGTCCATTTCTCTAAGCCAGTCAAAGGATCGCTGCGTAATGAAATCTCTCGCTTCATCATAGGTTATACCATACAGCCTATAGTTAAAGTCCCCACAAAATGCGATCATGTCTGCTGCTGCTAAATCAGACTTGACTTCTTCAGCGCCGGGACTTGGATTCTGAGAAACAAAGAAACATGATCATTACAAAGATATAGGAGCAAATAAATGTTGTAGTAACATACAGTGGTAGTCTTTAGTGTATAAGCGGCTGTTGAGGCACCGGCTGCAAGAGAGAGGGCCCATGGCAAACCAGAAGAGTAAAGCAGGCAAAATAAATATGTGGAAAAGCCAAGTGAGCAAGACAAGAACAGGAACAACACCATACCAGCTGCAGCGTTACTTAGGTTTTGTCCTCGTGAGAAGACCATTAACCGGAAAATGTGATTGAAATCTGCGTTTCTGCGGTTAACTGCCTCCAAATGCGCAGCCAAGTGGCAGTTCACGAAGCACATGGTACGGTCATAAACTCTGATTCTCAGACCCACACCACCCTTTTTAGACAAGTAAGAGATTAATACGTtaagaataaaaatatgaattcaGAAATATATTGCAAGTGAGAACACGTTGAAAAATAGTTTTCTTCCTCATTTGCACCTTAACAATCACACAAGAGACATAAAAGATACCGAAGTGCTAAAAGGCATGAGTGTGTATAGGCTCAATAATCAGAtttcaagttaaaaaaaaaaagtggagatAGTGTAAGAGCTACCTTGTTGCCAATGGCACGGCCAAAGCCACATGGGACTGCTGCAACATCAAGATCTCCAACATGTGTTCTAATCTCCTTCCTCGCCCTAAGCAGAAAATTACAACATAGAAGTACAGTTAAACACGGAAAAGAAATGTGATTTATGAATGCGTCTGAGTAACTGCTGGaacgaaactaatattaaatGATGTGGTTTCGGGCATTGGGGGATTAGGGATTTGGCCCGAACCTCCtagtaattaaaaaaaggtaaaaataaaatagaatggGAATAAAAACAAGTGTCACATACATTATTAGTTGATTAATCATGTAAGATAAACAACTGCTTGTGGTATACCTTACAAACATGCATCATTTCATAACTGAAAACTTCACTTACCAAAGAGATATAAGAAGCCCTGCCAACTGCCTTGAACCCATACGCTCAAAAGTTTTCTTCTCATCAAGTGCTTTCCCAATTGCATCAATCCACCATTGCCCCGCAACACTTCCTTCAAGTCCAACCTACAACCACGATCCAAATACGAGGTTAACCAAGCTCATAAAGCTGCCATTGACCTTTATCATTACAAACAAGCAACATCAAAAAGTGTAGAAAAAAATAAGTTACCGTTTCCTTAGCAGCAGACATGGCAAGGAAACCTGCCCCCATATCCACTTCTTGCAACCCAACAACGACAATGCCAACATCTGAAGTGACAGAGCCCAGCCACGACATAAGTGCACCGTGTGAAGCCCTTCCTTGACCAACATTCCACGTACCAATCAAAACCCTAACACTGTCTTGTCTTGCATACAAAGTTTCCTTTTGAGACAACTCGGTTCGGATTATATTGTCCAAAGGTCCTGGAGATGCCACATACCATCCTCTCACTCCACCATGAGTGgctaaactaaaaacaaaaccacCACCAGCTGCCAGCTTTATCACAGGCTCATTATGCGAAACCCAGCTCGATACTAAATCTCCATCAAGATCCAAGACCTGGATGTATCCACTCGCATATCCCACGTAGATTCGATCTCCAAAAGTGCAAAAGCACATAACAGCCCTGTGATGATGATTCACATACCTCAAGCGGGTCCCATCTCCATCCCACTGGACGATTAGGCCACTCATGTTTCCGGTCCAAATTGTTCCGTCTACGGCTAAGATGATAGCTTCTGTTTTCCTTGTATCTTCCACCACAAACCCTCCTGCGCTTCTGGTGGCTACTCGGCGAACAGCTCCTGCAGCTCCCATTATGGCGTTACGTGAACGCTGCAGAAAGCCTGGTGATTTTTCCTTTTTGGAAGGTGTGGGAAACTTTACTCTCGTCTCGTGGTCACCTTGTTGGCCATGTAGAGGTGGCATGTCCGCACGACACTCAGCTTGCCCCTCCACGTCTAAAACTTTCAAGAGGTCTTTACTCCGAGCATCCCTGCACAGATCAAAAAGTGATTAAAAGGAACATAACATAACCCAATGTTCAAAAATTCACGAGGCAGTAACTAAAACTCTATATGCCTAGCTTATCCTGGCCTTGGCAACACCTAgatgttaaaaaattattaatctatttattaaaatatttgtatttatattcagtaattttaactttttgggtttaattataaaaatatttgatgaaTTATAAACAAACTGgatatataaaaagaagaaatcaAACAAATTTGTGGATTTTTATTAGCCTTGTTGTTTGATTTAGTTAATTTACACCAATTTATATTGATCTATTTAAACTTATTTAAACCGATTTAGGACATATTGAACCATTTAAATCGAATTTTAAGAaatctttttcttaaactagTATGTCATTTGCTAGAGAAGATTAAAAAAACCTACCAGATTGAAAATGAGAGTGACTGCACAGCCCACACTTTAGCTCTTACTGAATCGTTTAACAAGTACTTGACTTCAGAGGAAGAGATGCTGCACGTCCCATTGACAGTAACTTGGCTCCTGAGGTCAATGGGAGACCTCTCTATTAACAACGCAGCCATGTGTTTCTCTTCCGGTTTAAGAAGAAGAGACTTCTCCAACGACTCCCACGGCCATATTTTGATCACGCCTCCTTCAGAACATGACCACATATCACCTACATCATAAACATAAAGCATGATGAACAAGAACATATCAAACAAACCAACCAATGCCAGAGTAAACTAACCATAAGAGCTAATGACAATTGAATTCACAGGACCACGATGAGCTAGCCAGGAGATTCGCTCCTTAAAAGGATTTGAATCATCATCAGAACCACAAGGAGGCTGATCCATCTTCCAAGCCCGGATCTTCCCATCTTTGTGCCCACTCCACATAAGCTTGTTGCTTTGGTCAGCCAACAAACACAATGTAGGAGAAGTAATAACCGACTCATGAAACGGCGACGTATCCTCATCCCCTCGCCGTACCTGGCCCTCGATCAGACTCGCTGGCTCGTACACGTCATCCAAATTCCAGAACCTCACGCCGTTCTCTTGACCCGCCCAGAGCTGCGTCTCCGTACAAGCAATGCTCCTCAAGAACTTCCCCGTCTGCGTCTCTCTTTGCGGATGCGGCCTCAGCTCCAGACACGGCGGCCGTCCGGGATGCACCGCCGCGCGCACCGGCACCTTGAAAATTCCGGCACCGCCTCCCGCGCCGATGAACTCCGGGAGCGGCTTGACGTTGTCATCCCCGACGACGGCGTCGGGAGGAGGCGTGACGACGGCGTAATCCTCGCCGGTGACGGTTCCGTCGCAGACGTTATCGCCGTTGACGACGAGTCCTCCGGTGGAGAACTCGTCGTCGGAGGAGTCGAAATAGACGGCGGCTTCGGCGGCTAAGGCGGCGGATTGAGGGATCTCGTCGAGGCTGTGCTTGCGGCTGCGGCGGATCTGAGGGTGAGGCTTCAGGTCGAACTGGTGGCTGAAGGACTGCGTCTTGCGGTGCGGAGGAGCGGGGACGAGGGAGGCCAACGCCGCCTCGTCTTCTCCTTCGATGGTAAGCGTATCCATGGATGATGAGAGGGTGATGATGATCAGAGGAACTCAAACGATTAGAGAATGAAGAAAAGAATGTGTGAGAGTAGTGAGAGGATGAGAGGAAAGCACGCACGTGGTTGCGGGAGAGAGAGAAGCATGACGACGACGAGAAATGTACGGAAGCGAATGTTCTTTGTTATTCTTGTCTTGATGAGTGTTGCACACGGAAGCGAATGTTTGTCTGAGATAacgatattttattttattaaaaaacgtCGTCGTATCATTCGTTCCATTTATAGCTTATGCTTTTAGCCTTTTATTGTCTTCATGAGTATTGATGTCAATTCAGAAGTTTCCTCACAAATTTACAAAACAAACAGTTGCAATCCTTTAACAGTTTTAGGCTTTTTGagttaaaaatgttatttattattGGTAGATCATGGGATAGCTAGGGATTTTTATTTACTATTGGTAGATATCATCAAataagagaattttttttttgtcaacaataagaaataatattcagtTGATAAGATACAAAAGATAAGTATGGTTTCATgagttaaatatttattttatgacgAGAATGAATGGATAATTACGAATCGCGTTATTTAATCTCATATAGGTTAAGGAAAATAGCTCAAAAACacaaataaaaaggaaataatgaaACTAGGTCAAATAAAATTAGGAGGATTGCATCTCtctgtctatatatataaaacttctTGTTTACTTTGGCGTATTAAGAACCAAAAGTATAGTACAATGTTTTATCTTGATGAACAAACCGCAAATATACTAACTATAATCAGCCAGTCACAGCGTCATCCGCCCACTTATACTATGAATGCAAAACTCAATACAGTGGGagcgtcttcttcttcatgtaCGACAGATCCAACACCTGAGCGGTTACTGAAGTTGAAGACAGGAAAGAACGGAGCCGCAAAACTCAAGACAGTGGGAGCGTCTTCTTCTTCGTGGACGACAGATCCAACACCTGAGTGGTTACTGAAGTTGATGACAGAAAAGAACGGAGCCGAGCTGAAGAAGATCATAGAGAAGGAGCTGAGTGCAGCCGATGTTAGCCGAGTTCACGACCGTCTCTCTATGCCTTGCAGCAACATCATTGACTTGGAATTTTTGAGCCCCATGGAGCAAAGGAtcatagaagaagaagatgaggggAAGAAGCACATGACTAGAGTTGACGCGAAACTCGTGGTTAAACTTGTGGATTCTGATGTTTTAAAGGAGTTTGATGTGAATTTGAGGAGATGTAACATGCACAAGACACGGGGGAACCACAGTTTTGTTTACAGTTTGATTAGGTGGAAGCAGGTGGTCGAAGATGAAGGCTGCGGTCTAAAGAAGAGCGATAAGATTCGCCTCTGGTCTTTCCACTCTGATGGCAAACTCTATTTTGCTCTCACTACTCTTtctcctccacctcctccaccGTCTAGTGATTCCGGAGATTCCAAACCTGAAGAGATGATCTCTGCTTTAGTGATCGATGACAAGTCTAATGATGACTTGCCACCCAACTAAGGAAGTGTTGCTTTCAAGGTCTAAGGTTTTTCTcagatttattttttcttagggCTTTTTGGGTTTATCTAGATCTTTATTATGAATTTTGAGATTTTTAAGCGTGGTTTGATTCTATGAACATTTGATGATATCAATGGTTTAAAGAAGTTTTGGCAATGGTTATATTTAATTTACTATATGTCAAGATTTGTGAAGTGAAACAACATCAGCTAGGGCATCCTCAAGATATCTTAGCAGACGTTCCTAGTGATTCTGATTTACGAAaccaaaacaaatacaaaaagttgaagtacacataaAAGAGAATGAAACCTAGTTAGTTTAGTTTACTTGACGCTGTATTTATTAAAACCCTCTGATTGGTCCCTCGGCGTCAAGAAATGTTTGCAGTTTATCCTAGGCAAAGTGATAGTTCTTCTTCAAAGAATTTTCGATAAGAATTTGAAAAAAGTTATTACTAATGAATTTGCACTTGCATACCGAAGTTACAAACTTCGCTCATGCTTCAAGATAGTATGCTTGTTGATCTTGTCCTCTCTTAGGTAATATTCATTAGCTTAGTTAAGTCCATTCCAGAACCCTTTTACATTCCGTgatatgtattaatgtatgcatCACCTAAGTTTGATGGAAACCAAAACACCATAAATTAGTGAACTCAAAAAATTTCAGGACATAATATTAGACATAGTTACAACAGGTTGTTGTCAATTCAATTTTTCAGAAGTTTCCTCACAAATTTTGTCAGAACACTACAAAAATCACACACACACAGTTGCAATCCTTTAACAGTTTAAGACTTTTTGAGTTAAAATGCTATTGATTATTGGTAGATCGTGGAATAGGTATTGTGTTATTTAGTATCGGTAGATCATCAAATGAGAAATAATATTCAGTTGATAAGATATAAAACATAagaatgatgtttttttttttttttttttttttaacactgaaatCAAACCATAACAACCATTGTTTGGTTCCATCATAGGAGACCGAAAGAAAAGACGAGCATAGAGCTCAACAAAAgcagaaaagagaaaaaaattgaaataaaatgCCAGAAAGCACCATAGTAGAACACCATAACCCAAAAGAAGACTTATCAAAGCTCATTTTGTAAATGTGGTGTCGACGGAAAGCTGTGGTATCAACCTCTCGCTTCACGAGCTAACAGAGAGTGGAGCCAGGCTGGACCTTGCGAAGCGATGTATGATTGGTATCGATGGCCCGTTGTAACCGACCCTGCAATCATGTTCGCTGCTACATTACGTTCATCATCTGCATGATCAAGACTCCAGTACTCAAACTTGTGGAGCAAGGCAGTGATTCGAGATGTAGTGTAAAGGAGGCTGGGGCAAAGGGATGAAGATAACATTATCTCTCTTGTATCCTCTGTTGAGGTCTCGAAGGTGATGTTATGTTGCCTCATGTCATGCATGCACTCAACCGCCCAAAGCAGAGCAGTGATGTGAGCTTCTTTGGCTGAGTTTATTGCTGAAAACGATCTTCTGCTATGCGCGACCGTTCTTCCTTGGTGATCCCTTAGGATCCAAGCAGCTCCGCAGTTTCTCCGAGCACAGACCCAGGAAGAACCTACGTTACATTTGAGTGTACCACAGGGTGGTTTGATCCAGGTTTTGACAGATGGGGTTGGTTCAGAATC is part of the Brassica rapa cultivar Chiifu-401-42 chromosome A09, CAAS_Brap_v3.01, whole genome shotgun sequence genome and harbors:
- the LOC103843840 gene encoding B3 domain-containing protein At2g24670-like, whose amino-acid sequence is MNAKLNTVGASSSSCTTDPTPERLLKLKTGKNGAAKLKTVGASSSSWTTDPTPEWLLKLMTEKNGAELKKIIEKELSAADVSRVHDRLSMPCSNIIDLEFLSPMEQRIIEEEDEGKKHMTRVDAKLVVKLVDSDVLKEFDVNLRRCNMHKTRGNHSFVYSLIRWKQVVEDEGCGLKKSDKIRLWSFHSDGKLYFALTTLSPPPPPPSSDSGDSKPEEMISALVIDDKSNDDLPPN
- the LOC103843594 gene encoding type I inositol polyphosphate 5-phosphatase 13-like isoform X2 — encoded protein: MDTLTIEGEDEAALASLVPAPPHRKTQSFSHQFDLKPHPQIRRSRKHSLDEIPQSAALAAEAAVYFDSSDDEFSTGGLVVNGDNVCDGTVTGEDYAVVTPPPDAVVGDDNVKPLPEFIGAGGGAGIFKVPVRAAVHPGRPPCLELRPHPQRETQTGKFLRSIACTETQLWAGQENGVRFWNLDDVYEPASLIEGQVRRGDEDTSPFHESVITSPTLCLLADQSNKLMWSGHKDGKIRAWKMDQPPCGSDDDSNPFKERISWLAHRGPVNSIVISSYGDMWSCSEGGVIKIWPWESLEKSLLLKPEEKHMAALLIERSPIDLRSQVTVNGTCSISSSEVKYLLNDSVRAKVWAVQSLSFSIWDARSKDLLKVLDVEGQAECRADMPPLHGQQGDHETRVKFPTPSKKEKSPGFLQRSRNAIMGAAGAVRRVATRSAGGFVVEDTRKTEAIILAVDGTIWTGNMSGLIVQWDGDGTRLRYVNHHHRAVMCFCTFGDRIYVGYASGYIQVLDLDGDLVSSWVSHNEPVIKLAAGGGFVFSLATHGGVRGWYVASPGPLDNIIRTELSQKETLYARQDSVRVLIGTWNVGQGRASHGALMSWLGSVTSDVGIVVVGLQEVDMGAGFLAMSAAKETVGLEGSVAGQWWIDAIGKALDEKKTFERMGSRQLAGLLISLWARKEIRTHVGDLDVAAVPCGFGRAIGNKGGVGLRIRVYDRTMCFVNCHLAAHLEAVNRRNADFNHIFRLMVFSRGQNLSNAAAAGASTAAYTLKTTTNPSPGAEEVKSDLAAADMIAFCGDFNYRLYGITYDEARDFITQRSFDWLREMDQLRQEMKLGKVFQGMREALITFPPTYKFERNRSGLGGYDSGEKKRIPAWCDRVIYRDTQSTPFSESNLQCPVVSSVIMYEACMDVTESDHKPVRCKIHATIAHVDKSVRRHELGKIIKSNEEIISIFEDLKHVPETTVSTNSIVLQSQDTETLTITNSSTTSKAIFTILCGGQTIVKDDGEEEEAEYNPRGSFGLPRWLEVSPASGIIKPEEAVEVKVHHEDSHTVGEYVDGIPQSEDTRDKEAILMVNIRGSCSTTWTSHSIKVRHCFSAGVCLLESKPTNLTENLEGSPREDGEEH
- the LOC103843594 gene encoding type I inositol polyphosphate 5-phosphatase 13-like isoform X1, which encodes MDTLTIEGEDEAALASLVPAPPHRKTQSFSHQFDLKPHPQIRRSRKHSLDEIPQSAALAAEAAVYFDSSDDEFSTGGLVVNGDNVCDGTVTGEDYAVVTPPPDAVVGDDNVKPLPEFIGAGGGAGIFKVPVRAAVHPGRPPCLELRPHPQRETQTGKFLRSIACTETQLWAGQENGVRFWNLDDVYEPASLIEGQVRRGDEDTSPFHESVITSPTLCLLADQSNKLMWSGHKDGKIRAWKMDQPPCGSDDDSNPFKERISWLAHRGPVNSIVISSYGDMWSCSEGGVIKIWPWESLEKSLLLKPEEKHMAALLIERSPIDLRSQVTVNGTCSISSSEVKYLLNDSVRAKVWAVQSLSFSIWDARSKDLLKVLDVEGQAECRADMPPLHGQQGDHETRVKFPTPSKKEKSPGFLQRSRNAIMGAAGAVRRVATRSAGGFVVEDTRKTEAIILAVDGTIWTGNMSGLIVQWDGDGTRLRYVNHHHRAVMCFCTFGDRIYVGYASGYIQVLDLDGDLVSSWVSHNEPVIKLAAGGGFVFSLATHGGVRGWYVASPGPLDNIIRTELSQKETLYARQDSVRVLIGTWNVGQGRASHGALMSWLGSVTSDVGIVVVGLQEVDMGAGFLAMSAAKETVGLEGSVAGQWWIDAIGKALDEKKTFERMGSRQLAGLLISLWARKEIRTHVGDLDVAAVPCGFGRAIGNKGGVGLRIRVYDRTMCFVNCHLAAHLEAVNRRNADFNHIFRLMVFSRGQNLSNAAAGMVLFLFLSCSLGFSTYLFCLLYSSGLPWALSLAAGASTAAYTLKTTTNPSPGAEEVKSDLAAADMIAFCGDFNYRLYGITYDEARDFITQRSFDWLREMDQLRQEMKLGKVFQGMREALITFPPTYKFERNRSGLGGYDSGEKKRIPAWCDRVIYRDTQSTPFSESNLQCPVVSSVIMYEACMDVTESDHKPVRCKIHATIAHVDKSVRRHELGKIIKSNEEIISIFEDLKHVPETTVSTNSIVLQSQDTETLTITNSSTTSKAIFTILCGGQTIVKDDGEEEEAEYNPRGSFGLPRWLEVSPASGIIKPEEAVEVKVHHEDSHTVGEYVDGIPQSEDTRDKEAILMVNIRGSCSTTWTSHSIKVRHCFSAGVCLLESKPTNLTENLEGSPREDGEEH